The following proteins are co-located in the Flammeovirga kamogawensis genome:
- a CDS encoding DUF885 family protein codes for MNWWLYVRVLIFTSIVSFVGDRLNVWYFKPAKLYTLLDRLFYDYAKEHPEVLTKTKFFKWPYITPGMEGHLNDVSIFQEELDVNYSHKEFEFLERYNQDELSKSEQFSAAIFKFIIEDEILENDIYSGTVYAIDHINGIQVQLPMFMINNHEINSITDANNYIHRLEEVQDKVSELISGNRLHPTESEQLITTKNILFRRKDESLEDCIHHFHINEQIVKPPQSILRRVEEQLVTFLDVPLEKNIIYQDFLHKIESSDDERVRKNIPELKYGIKRALEGAVIPSFDALRRTVTELIMQQAPSEITVMQYDLGVPYYQQRLKRTLGFNDQTIDYEYRPQIMYNLGKKLVYREKKKLRSLFQEAGIEEGTTLKEKAEIYFKKNNKNASLGVDLYIADFIQVFSAAPQYFADEKQVEYYIQPSILDGVSIEPFYFDGSFDYSRKSKIYFSDSISIYTQNTLQPTALSMAAEHQWKGSIITNTSLPLFRRNLAIPFMEEFWKNVYLYNYFIKASLDQRIAWTMWRLQNAIYMETDLGIHNLLWTRTEAVGYVFNNSLLSERDSEKIVDQCAGAISENVACGMAMYITDLLVEEGRISVDNQLNKKDLKYLFNEGGVLFEQFKEIMFVNKDQN; via the coding sequence ATGAATTGGTGGTTATATGTGCGTGTACTAATTTTTACCAGCATTGTTAGTTTTGTAGGAGACAGGTTAAATGTGTGGTACTTTAAACCTGCAAAACTTTATACTTTATTGGATCGTCTTTTTTATGATTATGCTAAAGAACACCCTGAGGTATTAACAAAAACAAAATTTTTTAAGTGGCCATATATTACTCCAGGCATGGAAGGACATTTAAATGATGTGTCCATTTTTCAAGAAGAGTTAGATGTAAATTATTCTCATAAAGAATTTGAGTTTTTAGAACGTTATAATCAAGATGAACTTTCTAAATCAGAACAATTTTCAGCGGCTATTTTCAAGTTTATTATTGAAGATGAGATTTTAGAAAATGATATATATAGTGGTACTGTCTATGCTATTGATCATATAAATGGAATACAGGTTCAGTTGCCAATGTTCATGATTAATAATCATGAAATTAATTCAATTACGGATGCTAACAATTACATTCATAGATTAGAAGAGGTTCAAGATAAGGTATCAGAACTCATTTCTGGCAATAGATTACATCCAACAGAAAGCGAGCAGCTAATTACTACCAAAAATATATTATTTAGAAGGAAAGATGAATCGCTAGAAGATTGTATTCATCATTTTCATATTAATGAGCAAATAGTAAAACCTCCTCAAAGTATTCTTAGAAGGGTTGAAGAACAATTAGTAACTTTTTTAGATGTTCCTCTTGAAAAGAACATTATCTATCAAGATTTCTTGCATAAGATAGAAAGTTCTGATGATGAACGAGTACGTAAAAATATTCCAGAGCTTAAATATGGAATAAAAAGAGCCTTAGAAGGAGCTGTTATTCCATCATTTGATGCACTAAGACGAACAGTTACAGAATTGATAATGCAGCAAGCTCCTTCTGAAATTACCGTTATGCAATATGATTTGGGTGTTCCCTATTATCAGCAAAGGTTAAAGAGAACATTAGGTTTTAATGATCAAACCATTGATTATGAGTACCGCCCTCAAATAATGTATAATCTTGGTAAGAAGTTAGTTTATAGAGAAAAGAAAAAATTAAGATCCTTGTTTCAAGAGGCAGGGATAGAAGAAGGAACTACCTTAAAGGAAAAAGCTGAAATTTACTTTAAGAAAAATAATAAAAACGCATCATTAGGAGTAGACTTGTATATTGCTGACTTTATACAAGTCTTTTCTGCTGCACCTCAGTACTTCGCAGATGAAAAACAAGTAGAATATTATATCCAACCTAGCATACTGGATGGGGTATCAATTGAACCTTTTTATTTTGATGGGAGTTTTGATTACAGTAGAAAAAGTAAAATATATTTCTCAGATTCTATTTCTATTTATACCCAAAATACGCTACAGCCAACTGCTTTAAGTATGGCTGCAGAGCACCAATGGAAAGGAAGCATTATAACAAATACTTCGTTACCTCTCTTTAGAAGAAATTTAGCTATTCCATTTATGGAAGAATTTTGGAAGAATGTCTATTTATATAATTATTTTATAAAGGCATCTCTAGACCAAAGAATTGCTTGGACAATGTGGCGTTTGCAAAATGCTATTTATATGGAAACAGATTTGGGCATTCATAATTTATTGTGGACTAGAACTGAAGCGGTAGGGTATGTATTTAACAATTCACTTTTATCTGAAAGAGATTCAGAAAAAATTGTTGATCAATGTGCTGGTGCTATTTCTGAAAATGTTGCTTGTGGAATGGCAATGTATATTACAGACCTATTAGTTGAAGAGGGTAGGATTTCTGTTGATAATCAGTTAAATAAAAAGGATTTAAAATACTTGTTTAATGAGGGGGGAGTTCTTTTTGAACAATTTAAGGAAATAATGTTTGTGAATAAAGATCAAAATTAA
- a CDS encoding alpha/beta fold hydrolase: MSLTIREKDGFKYIDEGEGEVLILLHGLFGALSNWAEVLSYFSGRYRVVIPMLPIYDSPRSESNLEGLVAYTEKFVSEFGFDEFSLLGNSLGGHVALMFTLANPDCVKKLILTGSSGLYESGMGLSYPKRGSYDFIKDRVGYTFYNPEVATKELVDEVYEVTSDNAKCLRIVYYARSAQKHNLRNELKDIKCPTLLIWGLNDTITPPHAGHEFNRLIPNSTLFFVDKCCHVPMMEHPNRFNMLVDDFLRNN, translated from the coding sequence ATGAGTTTAACTATTCGAGAAAAAGACGGATTCAAATACATTGATGAAGGAGAAGGAGAAGTTCTAATTTTACTACATGGACTTTTCGGAGCTCTTAGTAACTGGGCAGAAGTGCTAAGTTATTTTTCAGGTAGATACCGTGTGGTTATTCCAATGCTTCCAATTTATGATTCACCAAGAAGTGAATCAAACTTGGAAGGCCTTGTCGCTTATACAGAAAAATTTGTTTCTGAATTTGGCTTCGATGAATTTTCTTTATTAGGAAATAGCTTAGGAGGTCACGTTGCTTTAATGTTTACATTAGCTAATCCGGATTGCGTTAAAAAATTAATTTTAACAGGTAGTTCAGGATTATATGAATCGGGTATGGGATTATCTTACCCAAAAAGAGGTAGTTATGATTTTATTAAGGATAGAGTAGGTTATACATTCTACAATCCTGAAGTAGCTACTAAAGAACTTGTAGACGAAGTTTACGAGGTGACTTCTGATAATGCAAAATGTTTACGTATTGTATACTATGCAAGATCTGCACAGAAACACAACCTACGTAACGAGCTTAAAGATATAAAATGCCCTACTTTATTAATTTGGGGGCTTAACGATACAATTACTCCTCCACATGCAGGGCATGAGTTTAATCGTTTAATACCAAATTCAACTTTGTTCTTTGTAGATAAATGTTGTCATGTTCCAATGATGGAACATCCGAATAGATTTAACATGTTAGTAGACGATTTCTTGAGAAATAACTAG
- a CDS encoding CBS domain-containing protein produces MQLAKDLLTTTLPAIHKDTSLECVFSYFEECNILSLPVVEEDRYLGMVMERDFFDLDLSQGVKSVKLPLSFEEVSVLPAAHLYDVLRVVDEYDVEIVPVVDKENKYHGTIIIDDMMQKIARMHSDQIKGNIIALRMEAIHYSLEDLSRWVEQNNIKILSVFVEADKNDPKMVIVTLKLNKVEVEPVLATFERFSLNVIYSSSLTENSDNSQDRLDNLMRYLEL; encoded by the coding sequence ATGCAATTAGCAAAAGATCTGTTGACAACCACATTACCAGCAATACACAAAGACACAAGTCTTGAGTGTGTATTTTCTTATTTTGAAGAATGTAATATTCTCTCTTTACCAGTTGTAGAAGAAGACCGTTACTTAGGAATGGTGATGGAACGAGATTTCTTTGATTTAGACTTAAGTCAGGGTGTGAAATCTGTAAAGTTACCATTATCCTTCGAAGAGGTATCTGTTCTTCCTGCTGCCCATCTTTATGATGTACTCAGAGTAGTAGATGAATATGATGTTGAAATCGTCCCTGTTGTCGATAAAGAAAATAAATACCATGGCACTATCATAATAGATGACATGATGCAGAAGATAGCACGAATGCATTCCGATCAGATAAAAGGAAATATCATTGCATTACGTATGGAAGCTATCCATTATTCCCTAGAAGATTTAAGTAGATGGGTAGAACAAAATAACATTAAGATTCTAAGTGTTTTTGTTGAAGCCGATAAGAATGATCCTAAAATGGTTATTGTTACCTTAAAATTGAATAAAGTAGAGGTAGAACCTGTTTTGGCAACTTTTGAACGTTTTAGTTTAAATGTGATTTATTCTTCATCTCTTACGGAGAATTCTGATAACAGTCAGGATCGTTTAGATAATTTAATGCGTTACTTAGAACTTTAG
- a CDS encoding NAD kinase: protein MKLALHSRKLETERSKFLIDSIQDILNRVEFELIISDALAPYLEKVAPEMYAQLSVFSTTEELRGVDFMISIGGDGTLLQALTYVQELEIPIVGVNAGRLGFLASIQRENFSKTLDSLINGYYSIDERTMLGLVSDREDLFGGIKFGLNEFTILKRDTSSMIVVHTYLNGEYLNSYWADGLIVSTPSGSTGYSLSVGGPVVIPGSENFIISPVCPHNLNVRPLIVSDQSVISFEIEGRSKNFLVSLDSRSEAVDATIELAVKKCAFKAKLVSIGGGDKFLETLRKKLNWGLDNRN, encoded by the coding sequence ATGAAACTCGCTTTACACAGTAGAAAACTTGAAACGGAAAGAAGTAAATTTTTAATTGATTCAATTCAAGATATTTTAAATAGAGTTGAATTTGAATTAATAATTTCTGATGCTTTAGCACCTTATTTGGAAAAAGTAGCACCAGAAATGTATGCTCAGCTTAGTGTATTCAGTACAACAGAAGAATTGAGAGGTGTAGATTTCATGATTTCTATTGGAGGAGATGGTACTCTTCTACAAGCACTAACGTATGTACAAGAGTTAGAGATTCCTATTGTTGGAGTTAACGCAGGAAGGTTGGGCTTTCTAGCATCTATTCAGAGAGAAAATTTTTCTAAAACATTAGATTCTTTAATTAATGGATATTATTCTATTGATGAAAGAACAATGTTGGGTTTAGTAAGTGATAGAGAAGACCTATTTGGCGGCATAAAGTTTGGACTAAATGAATTTACAATTCTTAAAAGAGATACTTCTTCGATGATTGTGGTTCATACTTATTTAAATGGGGAGTACCTTAACTCATATTGGGCAGATGGTTTGATTGTATCTACACCTTCTGGTTCTACAGGTTACTCCTTAAGTGTAGGAGGTCCTGTTGTAATACCTGGTTCAGAAAATTTTATTATTTCACCTGTTTGTCCGCATAATTTAAATGTGCGTCCTTTAATTGTTTCAGATCAAAGTGTAATTTCTTTCGAAATAGAAGGACGAAGTAAAAACTTCCTAGTATCCTTAGATTCAAGGTCTGAGGCAGTAGATGCAACAATTGAACTTGCCGTGAAAAAATGTGCTTTTAAAGCAAAACTAGTAAGTATTGGAGGTGGAGATAAATTCTTAGAAACACTTCGAAAGAAACTTAATTGGGGACTTGATAACCGTAATTAA
- a CDS encoding M3 family metallopeptidase, with product MKSFSISTIIVGLSCLLFSCSSNNMTESNNPLLQEWTGPYGGVPAFDKMHLSDLKGAVEDGMEMHLQEIDIIANNTEAPSFENTIIAMEKAGKPLDRAFTYYGIWRSNMSSPELREISKELAPKISSYSSKISQNTKLFKRIKSVYEASQLKALGDEEQRIVKLIYSSFVMNGADLDAAKKKQYAKINQKLSSLYNDFSNNVLADEENYVVYLKKDQLNGLPESYIKSAAKTAEEKGHAGEYAITNTRSSMEPFLTYSDERNLREVVWSNYIKRGDNRDEHDNNKIIAEILKLRNERVHLLGFDNYATWRLQDRMAKNPKNAMDLMEKVWKASTARVTEEVADMQSVANKRGDKITIEPWDYRYYAEKVRKDKYDLDSDEVKQYLQLEKLREAMFFVAGELFDFEFKELPKGKVPVFQEDVRVWEVSYKSTTKVIGLWYLDPYARQGKRSGAWATTYRSFTSFEGDKIVLASNNSNFIKPAPGEVSLVSWSDAETFFHEFGHALHFLSANVKYPKSNSGVRDYTEFQSQLLERWLSTDKVINGFLVHQKTGKPMPASLVKKIKAASAFNQGFSTTEYLASALMDMKYHTVDPTNIDPVSFEKETLTALGMPKEIVMRHRSTQFGHVFSGEGYAAAYYGYLWADVLTSDAAEVFAEAPQGFYDKDVAYKLVKYLFAPRNAMDPAEAYRKFRGHDASIDALMKDRGFPVPKK from the coding sequence ATGAAATCCTTTTCAATTAGTACAATTATCGTTGGACTGAGTTGTTTATTATTTAGCTGTTCATCAAATAACATGACAGAATCAAATAACCCTTTATTACAAGAATGGACAGGTCCTTATGGAGGAGTCCCTGCGTTTGATAAAATGCATTTATCAGATCTTAAAGGAGCAGTTGAAGACGGTATGGAAATGCATCTTCAAGAAATTGATATTATAGCAAACAATACAGAAGCTCCATCTTTTGAGAATACAATTATTGCCATGGAAAAAGCAGGCAAACCATTAGATAGAGCTTTTACTTATTATGGAATTTGGAGAAGTAACATGTCGTCTCCAGAATTAAGAGAAATAAGTAAAGAGTTAGCACCAAAAATCTCATCTTATTCCTCTAAAATAAGTCAAAATACAAAGTTATTTAAACGTATAAAATCTGTTTATGAGGCTTCTCAATTAAAAGCCTTAGGAGATGAAGAACAACGAATAGTAAAGTTAATTTACTCAAGTTTTGTAATGAATGGAGCAGATCTTGATGCAGCAAAAAAGAAGCAATATGCCAAGATCAATCAAAAATTATCTAGTTTATACAATGATTTTTCTAATAATGTATTAGCTGATGAAGAAAATTATGTTGTCTACTTAAAGAAAGATCAATTAAACGGTTTACCAGAATCATATATAAAATCTGCAGCAAAAACAGCAGAGGAGAAAGGTCACGCCGGAGAGTATGCTATAACAAATACACGTTCTTCTATGGAGCCATTTTTAACGTACTCAGACGAAAGAAACCTAAGAGAGGTTGTTTGGTCAAATTATATTAAAAGAGGTGACAATAGAGACGAACATGATAATAATAAGATTATTGCTGAAATTCTGAAATTACGTAATGAACGCGTTCACCTTTTAGGTTTTGATAATTATGCTACTTGGAGATTACAAGATAGAATGGCTAAGAATCCTAAAAATGCGATGGACTTGATGGAGAAAGTTTGGAAAGCTTCTACAGCTCGTGTAACAGAAGAAGTAGCAGACATGCAATCTGTAGCAAATAAACGTGGTGATAAAATAACTATTGAACCTTGGGATTATCGTTATTACGCAGAAAAAGTTAGAAAAGATAAATATGATTTAGATTCTGATGAAGTGAAGCAATACCTTCAGTTAGAGAAATTGCGTGAAGCAATGTTTTTTGTAGCTGGTGAGCTTTTTGATTTTGAATTTAAAGAATTACCAAAGGGTAAAGTTCCTGTTTTTCAAGAAGATGTTCGTGTTTGGGAGGTATCTTACAAATCTACAACTAAAGTGATTGGTTTATGGTATTTAGATCCTTATGCTAGACAAGGAAAACGTTCTGGTGCTTGGGCAACAACTTACAGAAGTTTTACTTCTTTTGAAGGAGATAAAATTGTATTAGCATCTAACAATTCAAACTTTATTAAGCCTGCACCTGGAGAGGTATCTTTAGTTTCTTGGAGCGATGCTGAGACATTCTTCCATGAATTTGGCCATGCGTTACATTTCTTATCAGCTAATGTAAAGTATCCTAAATCAAATAGTGGAGTAAGAGATTATACAGAATTTCAATCTCAATTATTAGAGCGTTGGTTATCTACAGATAAAGTGATTAATGGTTTTCTTGTACATCAAAAAACAGGTAAACCTATGCCAGCTTCTTTAGTGAAGAAAATAAAAGCAGCATCGGCTTTTAATCAAGGGTTTAGTACAACAGAATATTTAGCTTCTGCTTTAATGGACATGAAATACCATACAGTAGATCCTACAAATATAGATCCTGTATCATTTGAAAAAGAAACACTAACAGCATTAGGAATGCCAAAAGAGATTGTAATGAGACACCGTTCAACTCAATTCGGTCATGTGTTTTCAGGAGAAGGTTATGCCGCTGCATATTATGGTTACCTATGGGCAGATGTATTGACTTCAGATGCAGCAGAGGTATTTGCAGAAGCACCTCAAGGCTTTTATGATAAAGATGTTGCTTATAAGCTAGTTAAATACTTATTTGCTCCACGTAATGCTATGGACCCTGCTGAGGCATATAGAAAATTTAGAGGGCATGATGCTAGCATAGATGCTTTAATGAAGGACAGAGGTTTCCCAGTTCCTAAAAAATAA
- a CDS encoding T9SS type A sorting domain-containing protein, protein MENKRSFFWLLLLTMSHSIMGQINPVSDPENTQKWVLNKWVSDEFNGTELNKTKWWVLGENNDYRNKWKGRAPGQFAPQNVKVEGGKLILKSQWEPSFLFANETNDGYYYGGSATEADLSSPITQACVMSETFFQYGYMEIKCKIADAPVTSAFWTTGYHSEIDMVENYGKLPIGNPENRPLDLEKKYRTNLISWDPDQAEDHKDWKVEKVMDVRMADDYYIFGFEWDKEYVKTYFNGQLIQSATREELEAKDQWKHDYPQEIWFDSEVFRWYGLPTQQDLATPAEFLIDYVRIWQKEETKSFFDALSFEGPFYFNGRSINWWSGRNSYWRMKSDKVLTGDFSLRFQHKAPFNGDYSIFSPYGSINLPEGANSISFSIWIDESTSINEFDIILNKPFTTITLDITTIEKGKWVKVEAPFNRPSASDTNIINGDRLQIKLKSSAINSTSALIYIDDIVFESTNNGGIPEYPFPDDTYPEQEYPDNDIPTGINNTNNVDWDVYPNPTSNLFTVKSILNGNIKIYNSTGVLVKTISKDNQEVIVPTQTFSKGVYYVVLETIEHVVTRRIIIE, encoded by the coding sequence ATGGAAAATAAAAGAAGTTTTTTTTGGCTACTCTTACTTACAATGTCTCATTCAATTATGGGACAAATAAACCCTGTATCAGACCCTGAAAACACACAAAAGTGGGTATTAAATAAATGGGTAAGTGATGAATTTAATGGAACTGAATTAAATAAAACAAAATGGTGGGTTCTTGGTGAAAATAATGATTATAGAAATAAATGGAAAGGACGTGCTCCTGGCCAGTTTGCTCCTCAAAATGTAAAGGTGGAAGGAGGAAAATTAATTCTAAAAAGTCAATGGGAACCTTCATTTCTATTTGCCAACGAAACAAATGATGGCTATTATTATGGTGGTTCTGCTACAGAAGCAGATCTATCAAGTCCAATTACACAAGCATGTGTAATGAGCGAGACTTTTTTCCAATATGGCTACATGGAAATTAAATGTAAAATAGCTGATGCTCCAGTTACTTCTGCCTTTTGGACTACAGGTTATCACAGTGAAATAGATATGGTAGAAAATTATGGAAAACTACCAATTGGCAACCCAGAAAACCGACCTTTAGATTTAGAAAAAAAATATAGAACTAATTTAATTAGTTGGGATCCGGACCAAGCTGAAGATCATAAAGATTGGAAAGTTGAAAAGGTGATGGATGTGAGAATGGCTGATGATTATTACATATTTGGATTTGAATGGGATAAAGAATATGTAAAAACTTATTTTAATGGTCAATTAATTCAATCTGCAACAAGAGAAGAATTAGAAGCTAAAGACCAATGGAAGCACGATTACCCTCAAGAAATTTGGTTCGATTCAGAAGTTTTTAGATGGTATGGTTTACCAACCCAACAAGATTTAGCAACTCCTGCAGAATTTTTAATTGACTATGTAAGAATATGGCAAAAAGAAGAAACTAAATCTTTTTTCGATGCACTTAGTTTCGAGGGGCCGTTTTATTTTAATGGAAGAAGTATTAACTGGTGGTCTGGAAGAAATTCTTATTGGAGAATGAAAAGTGATAAAGTGCTTACTGGAGACTTTAGTTTACGCTTTCAACATAAAGCTCCTTTTAATGGAGACTATTCTATATTTTCACCTTATGGATCTATCAACCTCCCCGAAGGTGCTAATTCAATTTCTTTTTCTATTTGGATTGACGAGTCTACTTCCATTAATGAATTTGATATTATTCTCAATAAACCATTTACCACAATTACTCTTGATATTACTACAATAGAAAAAGGAAAATGGGTAAAAGTTGAGGCTCCTTTTAACAGACCTTCCGCATCTGATACTAATATAATAAATGGAGATAGGCTTCAGATAAAACTTAAATCATCTGCAATTAATAGTACAAGTGCTTTAATCTATATCGATGATATCGTTTTCGAATCCACTAATAATGGCGGTATACCTGAGTACCCTTTCCCAGATGATACTTATCCAGAGCAAGAGTATCCTGATAACGATATTCCTACAGGAATTAATAATACAAACAATGTTGATTGGGATGTTTACCCTAACCCTACTTCTAATCTGTTTACAGTTAAATCGATATTGAATGGTAATATCAAAATTTATAATTCAACTGGAGTATTAGTTAAGACTATATCAAAAGATAATCAAGAAGTTATTGTACCAACACAGACTTTTTCTAAAGGAGTCTACTATGTAGTTCTAGAAACAATAGAACATGTAGTAACACGTAGAATAATTATTGAATAA
- a CDS encoding YkgJ family cysteine cluster protein, protein MNTTKLSTESILPLTCSRSGSCCFGKAVMLNPWEVLSFSREKKITAREFRDLYCEFGGIRLIFNGKTDKKGQKACSQYVDNFGCSVHLGRPLACRLYPLGRQIQFDKANYIYEGKQFPCLTDCAEVLDLPQLSVGEYLKGQKAEPFEIAQDEYLKIMQGIADIGFELLLDTGLAVSGDTKTLAAWRKSGNEKPELLAQQIGSEWLDYLMIPQIDLEINDPIIFAQKHNEFLMSKIQEQFGGLQTFEEVHEASVLLIAVALHLSRGLGADTKGIAEHWVETAKSHGAKE, encoded by the coding sequence ATGAATACAACTAAACTAAGTACAGAAAGTATATTACCACTTACCTGTTCTAGATCTGGATCGTGTTGCTTTGGTAAGGCAGTAATGCTCAACCCATGGGAGGTACTAAGTTTCAGTAGAGAAAAAAAAATTACTGCTAGAGAGTTTCGTGATCTTTACTGTGAGTTTGGTGGTATTCGATTAATATTTAATGGTAAAACTGATAAAAAAGGACAAAAAGCATGTAGCCAATATGTAGATAATTTTGGATGCAGTGTTCATTTAGGACGCCCATTAGCTTGCCGTCTTTATCCTTTAGGCAGACAAATTCAATTTGATAAAGCAAACTATATATATGAAGGAAAACAGTTTCCTTGTCTAACAGATTGTGCTGAAGTTTTAGATTTGCCTCAACTGAGTGTAGGTGAATACCTTAAAGGACAAAAAGCAGAACCATTTGAAATTGCTCAAGATGAATATCTAAAAATAATGCAAGGTATTGCTGATATTGGGTTTGAACTACTTCTTGATACAGGTTTAGCTGTATCTGGTGATACAAAAACATTAGCTGCATGGCGAAAAAGTGGGAATGAAAAACCTGAATTATTAGCACAACAAATTGGTTCTGAATGGTTAGATTATTTGATGATACCACAAATAGATCTAGAAATTAATGATCCCATTATTTTTGCTCAAAAACATAATGAGTTTCTTATGTCTAAAATACAAGAGCAATTTGGAGGATTACAAACTTTTGAGGAAGTACACGAGGCTTCTGTTCTTTTAATTGCTGTGGCTTTACACTTATCAAGAGGTTTAGGTGCAGATACAAAAGGAATTGCAGAGCATTGGGTAGAAACAGCAAAAAGTCACGGTGCTAAAGAGTAA